Sequence from the Hamadaea flava genome:
CCTGCGGACCATCGAGGACGCGTACGGGCTCACGCCGATCAACAACGCGGCGAGCGCCACGCCGATCACCGACATCTGGCAGTGACGTGTACCTGTCGACCGTAGATCGCCCGGCGGCGACCGGCGCGGGTCGCCGCTGGACGGCCATCGGGGCCAACGTCTTCGCGCTCGGTCTGGTCAGCCTGGTCACCGACGTGTCGGCCGAGATGGTCACCGCCGTCCTGCCCGCGTACCTGGTGCTCGGGCTCGGGCTGACGCCACTGGCGTACGGGGCAGTCGACGGGCTCTACACGGGGGCGACCGCTGTGCTCCGGCTCGCCGGGGGCTGGCTCGCCGACCGTACGCGCCAACGCAAGACCGTCGCGGGCATCGGCTACGGCGTCTCCGCGGTCGCCAAGCTCGGCCTGCTCGTGATGGGTACGCAGACCGCCGCCATCGGCGGGGTGATCGCCGCCGACCGGATGGGCAAGGGACTGCGTACCGCGCCCCGGGACGCGCTGATCACCCTGTCCGCCCCGCCGGGTCTGCTGGGCCGGGCGTTCGGCGTACACCGGACCCTGGACGCGGCGGGCGCCTTCCTCGGGCCGCTGGTCGCGCTCGGCGTCCTGACCGCCACCGGCTCCGCGGCGGTGACGGCCGCCTCGCGGGACGCGTTCGACGCCGTCTTCGTGTGCAGCTTCTGTGTCGCTGCCTTCGGCGTACTCCTGCTTGTGCTTTTCGTGAAGGAGCATCGCGACCCGCTGGCCGCGAGCCGGCCGCGCGCCCGTGACCTGGCCGCGCTGGCCGCTGATCCGCGAGCCCGGCGGCTGACCGCGGCCGGCTGCGTGCTGGGCTTGGCGACGATCGGCGACGGCTTCGTGTACCTGCTGTTGCAGCGGCGATCGGGCTTGGCGATCGGCTGGTTCCCGATGCTCGCGGTCGGCACGAACCTGACCTATCTGCTGCTCGCGGGCCTGGCCGGGGCGACGGCCGACCGCCTCGGGCGGCAGCGCGTGCTGCTCGGCGGATACGTGCTGCTCGCAGCGATCTATCTGGTGCTGGCTACCCCGTGGCAGGGCACACCGATGATCGCAATCGTCCTGCTGCTCAATGGCGCCTTCTACGCGAGCACCGACGGCGTGCTCATGGCGTTGGCGGGTCCGGTGCTGCCCCAAACGCTGCGGACCACCGGCCTCGCGATGATCCAGACCGGGCAGGCCGTCGCCTACCTCGGCTCGTCGGTCCTGTTCGGCCTCGTCTGGCAGCGCTGGGACACGACCACCGCCGTGCTGGTCGCGTTCACGCTCACGCTGCTCGCCGGGGTCGCGACCGCCGTCCTGGTGCGGCCACGTGCGCGCTAAGCTCCTGCTCACGGCGGCGGCCTTCGCACTGCTGATCGCGGTGACGGCCGGCGTCATCCGGCACGCGCGCCACCCGGCCGTCTACGGCTCCGCGCCACTCACGCTCCATTCCGGCTTGTACGCCGTGAGCACCGCACCGGCGACGCAAGGCCACCTGATCTCCGGCGGCGAGGTGGCCGCCCTGACGTGCAGCCGCTTCTACGCCGCCGCGGGGACGGGAATCTGTCTGCGCCCGGACGGGCCGCTGGCGACGTACCAGGTCGTGCAGGTCGACGCCCAGTTGCGGGAGAAGGACAAGTTCCCGCTGGTCGGCGTACCGAACCGGGCTCGGGTCTCACCCAGCGGCCGGCTGCTCGCCTGGACCGTCTTCGTCGCCGGAGACTCCTACAACAACGGCAAGTTCTCCACCCGCGCCGGCATCCTCGACACCGTCAGCGGCGACCTCGTCGGCACGCTCGAAGACTTCACGGTCACGCCCCCGGCGGCGGCCGACCGCAACTTCTGGGGTGTCACGTTCACCGCCGACGACGACCACTTCTACGCCACGATGTCGACGCGCAACCATCGCTACCTGGTGTACGGCTCTGTGTCGCAGCAGGCCGTGGCCGTTGTGCGCGACGGCGTCGAGTGCCCATCCCTGTCGCCCGACGGTACGCGCATCGCGTACAAGTCCGCCGTGGCCGGCGATCCCGCGCGGGGCTGGCGTTTGTCAGTGCTGACCCTGTCCACCGGCCGCGTCGTGCCGCTCGCCGAGACCCGCAGCGTCGACGACCAGGCGATCTGGCTCTCCGCCGACTCCCTGGGGTATGCCCTCCGCCGCCCGGGTGGTGCGGACGTCTGGTCCGTCCCCGCCGACGGCACCGGTACGCCGTCGCTGCTGCTGGCCGACGCGGAATCGCCCGTCATGCTCGCGCCCTGACCCCGGTCGCCCTGACCCCGGTCGCCCTGACCCCGGTCGCCCTGACCCCGGCCGCCCTGACCCCGGTCGCCCTGACCCGGGCCGCCCTGACCCGGGCGTCGCCCGCCCGGGGCGGCTCGTTGATCTTGAACGAAAAGTGCTGCCATGGCGACGCTTTCTGTTCAAGGTCAGGTGGTGCGGCCGGCATGGTCAGCCTCGCTCGCGTCCGGGCAGCGGACTCCCGTCGAGGAACGCCTGATACACCCCGCGGACGTCGTCGTCGACGATCGGCTGGATGTTGCTGTATCGCGTGTCGCCGCGGTCGCGACGCGGCCCGGACAGCCAGTACTCGTCCTGGGTGGCCACGTCGTAGAAGTTCGCGTCGATCAACCCGGGGAACCGCCGCAGTGTCAGTCCGTGCCAGTAGGCGGTCTTCCATGTCCGGTTGAAGCGCACCCAGCTGATCCAGGCCGGACCTCGGTCGGTTCCGTGCCCGGTCTTCAGGTGCACGAACATCACGCGCGTCGCCATGACAGCATGGTCGCCGAGGCGCGTACGGGCCGCAACGCAATTGGGATCAAGGGCTGTCGGCGGGGTCGGTCCGGGGAGCGGTGGCGCGATACGCTGGCGCGCGTCGAAGGGGGAACGCGGATGGGCGGGCTCAAGCCGTGGCACGTGCTGATGCTGCTGTGCTGCATGGTCGGGGTGACGGGCATCGTCGCCGCCGTCGTGGCCATCGTGTTCGCCACGAAGAAGAACCGCCGGTAGCGACTCTCAGTGGGCGCTGAAATACCAGGCGGCCGAGGTGAGGACGGTTCCGACGAGCACAGTGAAGACCGTGCCGCCCAGGACGGGCAGCACCCAGCCGGCCACCCCGGGCTTGGTCAGCACCAGCATCTTCACCGTGAAGACGCCGAAGAACAGGCAGCCCAGCAGGGAGTGCACGAACACCCGCGCGTCGTACGCCTGGAAGCCGATGCCGTAGAGGCAGAAGACGGCGACCGGGACGGCGATGAAGAAGGCGAGCCGGCCGGACCAGCGATGCAGGACACCGATCCACGACGGCGCGCGGATCGCCTTGATCCTGCCGTACATGATCAGCGCCGACGCGGCCTGGACGAGCGCGAAGACGCCGGCCGCCACGGCCATCCAGCTCTTCACCTTGATCAGGTCTTCGAAGCCGGAGACCTTGAAGACGATGCTGTCGCCCTTGTGCTGCCCGCCGTAGACGCCGAGCGCGACCGACACCAGGGCGCCGATCAGCAGTGGGACGAGAAGCTTGCTGTTGTTCTTGGTGGACGTGGTCGTCATCGGGCCACCGCCACGGGAGCCGGCGCGCCGTAGGGCTCGGTCGGCTTCTCGGGCTTGGCCCGGACGCTGAGGATCGCGACGATCACAGCGATCAGAACGCCCACCAGCAGAGTGACGATGGGGGTCGGGACCTTCATCCACCCGATTATTCCCGCGATCGGCCATGATCGTTGCGTTCTCGCATACCTAGAAGTATTATGCATTGAATCTCTAGGCTTATGGGAGACGGCGTGCACATCACGAAGGACCTGGTCGCGGCATCGGCGACGCCGCTCGTCCTCGGCATCCTCGCCGACGGGGAGAGCTACGGCTACGCCATCCTCAAACAGATCGGCGACCTGTCCGGCGGCCGTCTGGAATGGACGGACGGACTGCTCTACCCGCTGCTGCACCGGCTGGAGCGGCTGGGCCATGTCGAGTCGGTGTGGCGCGGCCCCGAAGGCGGGCGGCGCCGCAAGTACTACCGCATCACCGACCAGGGACTGGGCGAGCTGGCCGAGCAACGCAGGCAGTGGTCAGCCGTCGTCGACGCGCTGCAGAACATCTGGAACGACGCTCAGTCGAGCGGCCCGCGACTCGCCTGGGAGGGGTGACCGGTGGATACCGAGGGCACCGTCCCGGAGGCGGGCACGGGGCAGGACGTCGCCGACGACCCCGCGCTGGAGGCGCAGATCGGCGAATGGGTGGCGTATATGCGCCGCCGTCGCGAGCTGAGCGCCGCCGACGCCGACGAACTCGAAGACCACCTGCGCAACCGGATCGACGAACTGACCGAGGCCGGGCTCCAGCCGGACGAGGCCTTCCTCATCGCCGTCAAGCGCATGGGCAGCCTGGACGAGGTGTCGCGCGAGTTCGCCCGGGAGCACTCCGAGCGGCTCTGGAAGCAATTGGTGCTCGCCGGTGGCGGCGAGCCGGCCAAGACCGGGCCGGCCCGCAAAGACCTGTTGATCATGATCGCCTGCGCTGCCGTCGCGGCGATCGGGGTGAAGATCCCCGGCCTGTTCGGGCAGACCTTCGAGCACGACTTCGGCTTCTTCGCCCGCAACATCAGTCTTTTCGCGCTGGTGCCGCTGGCGGCGTACTTCGTGTGGCGGCGGCAGGTGCGCCCGGCCGTCGTCGGCGTGCTCGCGCTGCTGTTCGTGCTCGGGGCGATCGGGGCGAACGTCTACCCGCTGGCCGACGACGCGGACACCACCATCCTCACCGGCATTCATCTGCCGATCGCGTTGTGGCTGGTCGTCGGCGTCGCGTACGCCGGGGGCGACTGGCGGTCCGGCTCACGGCGGATGGACTTCATCCGGTTCACCGGCGAGTTCTTCATCTACTACGTTCTCATCGCCTTGGGCGGTGGGGTGCTGACCGCGTTCACCGCCGGGGTGTTCAACGCGATCGGGGTCGATGCCGAGACGTTCCTCGGCGAATGGATGTTGCCCTGCGGCGCGATGGCGGCCGTGGTCGTGGCGGCCTGGCTCGTGGAGGCCAAGCAAAGCGTCATCGAGAACATGGCGCCGGTGCTGACCCGAGTGTTCACCCCGCTGTTCGCGGTCGCGCTGCTGGCCTTCCTGGCGGCGATCGTCTGGACCGGCAACGGCATCGACATCGAACGGGACGTCCTGATCCTGTTCAACCTGGTGCTCGTCGCGGTCCTCGGGCTGCTGCTCTACGG
This genomic interval carries:
- a CDS encoding MFS transporter, with amino-acid sequence MYLSTVDRPAATGAGRRWTAIGANVFALGLVSLVTDVSAEMVTAVLPAYLVLGLGLTPLAYGAVDGLYTGATAVLRLAGGWLADRTRQRKTVAGIGYGVSAVAKLGLLVMGTQTAAIGGVIAADRMGKGLRTAPRDALITLSAPPGLLGRAFGVHRTLDAAGAFLGPLVALGVLTATGSAAVTAASRDAFDAVFVCSFCVAAFGVLLLVLFVKEHRDPLAASRPRARDLAALAADPRARRLTAAGCVLGLATIGDGFVYLLLQRRSGLAIGWFPMLAVGTNLTYLLLAGLAGATADRLGRQRVLLGGYVLLAAIYLVLATPWQGTPMIAIVLLLNGAFYASTDGVLMALAGPVLPQTLRTTGLAMIQTGQAVAYLGSSVLFGLVWQRWDTTTAVLVAFTLTLLAGVATAVLVRPRAR
- a CDS encoding DUF6529 family protein, with translation MTTTSTKNNSKLLVPLLIGALVSVALGVYGGQHKGDSIVFKVSGFEDLIKVKSWMAVAAGVFALVQAASALIMYGRIKAIRAPSWIGVLHRWSGRLAFFIAVPVAVFCLYGIGFQAYDARVFVHSLLGCLFFGVFTVKMLVLTKPGVAGWVLPVLGGTVFTVLVGTVLTSAAWYFSAH
- a CDS encoding PadR family transcriptional regulator; translated protein: MHITKDLVAASATPLVLGILADGESYGYAILKQIGDLSGGRLEWTDGLLYPLLHRLERLGHVESVWRGPEGGRRRKYYRITDQGLGELAEQRRQWSAVVDALQNIWNDAQSSGPRLAWEG
- a CDS encoding permease prefix domain 1-containing protein; the encoded protein is MDTEGTVPEAGTGQDVADDPALEAQIGEWVAYMRRRRELSAADADELEDHLRNRIDELTEAGLQPDEAFLIAVKRMGSLDEVSREFAREHSERLWKQLVLAGGGEPAKTGPARKDLLIMIACAAVAAIGVKIPGLFGQTFEHDFGFFARNISLFALVPLAAYFVWRRQVRPAVVGVLALLFVLGAIGANVYPLADDADTTILTGIHLPIALWLVVGVAYAGGDWRSGSRRMDFIRFTGEFFIYYVLIALGGGVLTAFTAGVFNAIGVDAETFLGEWMLPCGAMAAVVVAAWLVEAKQSVIENMAPVLTRVFTPLFAVALLAFLAAIVWTGNGIDIERDVLILFNLVLVAVLGLLLYGISAREPAAPRGWFDRLQFVLVVSALVIDVLVLLAVNTRIAEFGFSANKTAALGENVVLLANLGWSAWLLYGFLWRRAPFARLERWQTGYLVVYAAWAWFVVLAFPPLFDFV